The proteins below are encoded in one region of Euzebyales bacterium:
- a CDS encoding LLM class flavin-dependent oxidoreductase, with amino-acid sequence MTTTRGFGVASTLTSTVIGELARAAETYGYRTFWTNDTPAGDGLVALREAADATGLIGLGVGLLPLDRVSPATIVERVSRLDLPVGRLTVGLGAGAAPGGLARVRRAVSVVSDGTGAAVVIGALGPRMCQLAGEVADGVLLDWPTPHSVVMARERVADGARSGGRAAPRIAGYVFTALGAAALRRLRVEAAHYASVPAYAAHFARVGAEALDATVHADTPPGIQQRLTTYDAVLDEVVVRAVAEEQSGSAYRRVLEAAAPPDDPAG; translated from the coding sequence ATGACCACGACGCGCGGCTTCGGGGTTGCGAGCACGCTGACGTCGACGGTGATCGGTGAGCTCGCGCGTGCGGCGGAGACGTACGGTTACCGGACGTTCTGGACCAATGACACGCCGGCCGGGGACGGACTGGTCGCGCTGCGTGAGGCCGCGGATGCCACCGGCCTTATCGGGCTGGGTGTCGGGCTGCTGCCGCTGGATCGGGTGTCACCGGCGACGATCGTCGAACGGGTCAGCCGTCTGGACCTGCCAGTGGGACGTCTGACGGTCGGTCTCGGTGCCGGTGCGGCGCCCGGTGGTCTCGCGCGTGTCCGCCGTGCCGTGTCCGTCGTGTCCGACGGCACCGGGGCCGCCGTCGTCATCGGGGCACTGGGTCCCAGGATGTGCCAGCTGGCGGGCGAGGTCGCCGACGGCGTCCTGCTCGACTGGCCGACACCCCACAGCGTTGTCATGGCTCGGGAACGCGTTGCTGACGGCGCGCGGTCTGGCGGTCGCGCCGCGCCTCGCATCGCCGGATACGTGTTCACCGCGCTGGGTGCTGCGGCCCTGCGGCGGCTGCGGGTGGAAGCGGCTCACTACGCGTCGGTGCCCGCGTACGCCGCGCACTTCGCTCGGGTGGGTGCCGAGGCGCTGGACGCCACCGTCCACGCCGACACGCCGCCGGGTATCCAGCAGCGTCTGACGACCTACGACGCCGTGCTGGACGAGGTCGTCGTCCGCGCGGTCGCCGAAGAGCAGAGCGGGTCGGCGTATCGGCGGGTGCTCGAGGCGGCCGCCCCACCGGACGACCCCGCGGGCTGA